The Candidatus Thermoplasmatota archaeon nucleotide sequence GCGCGTAAAAAGCTGGAATTAGATGGTATTATCACAACGCAAACAAAAAATAATATATCTGCAAGCTAATTTAAATTCTACAAATGGCTAAAGAGGACCGAGAATTATTATACGCAATTTGGGCTATGGAAGTGCTTGTGAGCTCAGGTATAGGTCTAGAAAGTGCAATAAAGCATGTTGCCGAAAGTGATTATGGTAAAATTTCAAGAGAATTCAAAAAAGCTTTAGCAAAGCCTGAGGCTATGAGTGAGAGCCTTGAGAAAGCGCTCAGCAAACTAGCAATAGAGACGAAATCCAAGAGCTTAAAGAAAACCATTGGGATATTAACAAGAAGTTTGAAAAGCGAGACAGGAGTAGGCGATGCTTTAAGAACGCTCGCAGAGCATGAGACACAAGAACGAAAAGCCAGAATTCAAGGTTTTATAGAAAAGCTCGCACTAGTATCTGAAATTTTCATTATGATACTGTTGATTCCTGTAGTGATTGTAGTTATAAGCGCTACTTCATTACTGCCAATCGGGAGCGCGATGCTCGATCCCACGAAAACCAAACTAATCTTGTTTGCCATCATATTTCTGCTGGCTATGTTAATGGTATGGGCTAAAATTTTAGAAACTGAGGCTTGAAAAGAAAAATGGAGTTAGATTATACATTACTTGTGCTTGTAGCGCTAACGTTAATTTCACTCTGTTACTATTTACCAAGTTATGCTCAAGCCAGAAAGGTTAGAAGAATAGAGAAAGCGCTTTCTGAGGCTCTTAGCGAACTATCTGAAAGTTTAAAGTCAGGCTACTCGTTAGAGCATAGTCTTAAAGAAACTGCTGAGAAGCGAAAAGATGCTTTGGGTAAAGAGCTACAAATATTAATGAAAGATATGGAACAATATCCTTTAAAAGAAGCTCTTTTAAGGTTCGGCAAGAGG carries:
- a CDS encoding type II secretion system F family protein — protein: MAKEDRELLYAIWAMEVLVSSGIGLESAIKHVAESDYGKISREFKKALAKPEAMSESLEKALSKLAIETKSKSLKKTIGILTRSLKSETGVGDALRTLAEHETQERKARIQGFIEKLALVSEIFIMILLIPVVIVVISATSLLPIGSAMLDPTKTKLILFAIIFLLAMLMVWAKILETEA